In the Streptomyces sp. SJL17-4 genome, GCGTCGTCGGGAGTGGCCGGGCCCACCCGCCAGAATCCGTGTTCCTCGGTGCCGAGCAGCCCGGCGAAGATCGCGTGGGAGTCGAATCGGGGGAGACACAGCCAGTCGACGCTGCCGTCGCGGCAGACCAGGGCGGCGGTCTGCATGTCTCCGATGAGTGCGTAATCCTCGATGCGCCCGGCCACGTGCTTCACTCCAGTCGAACGGCCACGTCCGCCCCGCGGGGCGCTTGCTCAGATGCGCCGGCTGCGTGTCAGCCGGGTCTGTGTGTGTCAGCGGTCAAGAGATCTCGGTCCGGTGTGAGGGGTCCCCCTGCGGTCAGCCCTGGGGGAGGGCGGGGTGGTGCCGCGGGCCGGCCGGCTCGGCGGGCACTGTCCGAGCAGGATACGTCGCACGCCGGTGACCCGGTGATCACGCCGGTGACGGCGTTGCTCCGATCGGGTGAACGGGTCCCGTTCTCCGGTGAAAGGTCCGTCCGTCGCAGGTGAGAGAACCTCCCTTCGCGCAGTGGGAGGCCGTTCCCCCCGTTCCGCGGGGGTCCTTCCCCCGTTCGCCGGGAGGCCCCGTCCGCCCTCGCGTCGCCGTCCGTGAACACCCGACTGCCGCGTGTGGCCGGAAGCGGTCTCCCGATGTCGCTGATACCCTGGTACCCCGTGGACCGGTGGGAAACGGCGACAGCCGAGGACCCCGAAACCGCAGCGACGGCACCCCCCGATTCTTCCGGAGGGGACGCCGGTACGCACCTCCAGAACGCGACCACGGGAGCCCCCTCTTGGCGATGCCGCCCAAAACCACGACGACCAAGCACATCTTCGTCACCGGGGGTGTCGCCTCCAGCCTCGGCAAGGGCCTGACCGCCTCCAGCCTGGGTGCGCTCCTCAAGGCCCGGGGTCTGCGGGTCACGATGCAGAAGCTCGACCCGTACCTGAACGTCGACCCGGGCACGATGAACCCCTTCCAGCACGGCGAGGTGTTCGTCACCAACGACGGCGCCGAGACCGACCTGGACATCGGCCACTACGAGCGCTTCCTCGACGTCGACCTCGACGGCTCGGCCAACGTCACCACCGGCCAGGTCTACTCGCAGGTCATCGCCAAGGAGCGGCGCGGCGAGTACCTCGGTGACACCGTGCAGGTCATCCCGCACATCACCAACGAGATCAAGTCCCGGATCCGCCGCATGGCGACCGACGACGTCGACGTCGTCATCACCGAGGTCGGCGGCACGGTCGGCGACATCGAGTCGCTGCCGTTCCTGGAGACCGTCCGCCAGGTCCGCCACGAGGTCGGCCGCGACAACGTCTTCGTCGTGCACATCTCGCTGCTTCCCTACATCGGCCCCTCCGGCGAGCTGAAGACCAAGCCGACCCAGCACTCCGTCGCCGCCCTCCGCAACATCGGCATCCAGCCCGACGCGATCGTGCTGCGCGCCGACCGTGAGGTCCCGACCTCCATCAAGCGCAAGATCTCGCTGATGTGCGACGTCGACGAGGCCGCGGTCGTCGCCGCGATCGACGCCAAGTCGATCTACGACATCCCGAAGGTGCTGCACACCGAGGGCCTGGACGCCTATGTCGTCCGCAAGCTCGACCTGCCCTTCCGTGACGTGGACTGGACGACCTGGGACGACCTGCTCGACCGCGTCCACAACCCCGACCACGAGGTCACCGTCGCGCTCGTCGGCAAGTACATCGACCTGCCCGACGCGTACCTCTCGGTCACCGAGGCCATGCGGGCCGGCGGCTTCGCGAACAAGGCCCGCGTCAAGGTCAAGTGGGTCGCCTCCGACGACTGCAAGACCCCGGCCGGGGCCAAGAAGCAGCTCGGGGACGTCGACGCGATCCTCATCCCCGGTGGCTTCGGCGACCGCGGTGTGAGCGGCAAGGTCGGCGCGATCCAGTTCGCCCGCGAGAACAAGGTGCCGCTGCTCGGCATCTGCCTCGGTCTGCAGTGCATCGTCATCGAGGCGGCCCGGAACCTGGCCGACATCCCCGAGGCCAACTCCACCGAGTTCGACCCGGCCACCGCGCACCCCGTCGTCTCGACGATGGAGGAGCAGCTCGCGTTCGTCGAGGGCGCCGGCGACCTGGGCGGAACGATGCGCCTGGGCCTGTACCCGGCGAAGCTCGCCGAGGGTTCGATCGTCCGTGAGGTCTACGACGACCAGCCGTACGTCGACGAGCGCCACCGTCACCGCTACGAGGTCAACAACGCGTACCGCGCGGAGCTGGAGAAGAAGGCCGGTCTGGTCTTCTCCGGCACCTCCCCGGACAACAAGCTCGTCGAGTACGTCGAGTACCCGCGCGAGGTCCACCCCTACCTGGTCGCCACCCAGGCGCACCCGGAGCTGCGCTCGCGTCCGACGCGTCCGCACCCGCTCTTCGCCGGCCTGGTGAAGGCGGCCGTGGAGCGTAAGACGGGCAAGCCGGCCAAGTAGTCGCCGGGCGTTAACGTTGCCGGGGTACGGGTCCTGACGGACCTGTACCCCGGCTTTCGTATGTGGTTCGTATGTGGGAGGACGTTCACATGGAGTTGCAGGACACCCCGGAGGAGTGGCGGGTCGTCGCGACGACGACCCCGTTCCAGGGAAACAAGACGAGTGTCCGCACGGACGACGTGGTCATGCCGGACGGCACGGTCGCGCGCCGCGACTACCAGGTCCACCCCGGCTCGGTGGCCGTCCTGGCCCTCGACGACCAGGACCGGGTCCTGCTGCTGAAGCAGTACCGGCACCCGGTGCGGCAGAAGCTCTGGGAGATCCCGGCGGGACTCCTCGACGTGCCCGGTGAGAACCCGCTGCACGCCGCCCAGCGCGAGCTGTACGAGGAGGCGCACGTCAAGGCCGAGGACTGGCGGGTCCTGACCGACGTCTACACGACTCCGGGCGGCTGCGACGAGGCCGTACGGATCTTCCTCGCGCGCGGGCTCTCCGAGGCGGAGGGGGTGCGGTACGAGGTCTCCGACGAGGAGTCGGACATGGAGCTGGCGCGGGTGCCGCTGGGGGAGCTGGTGCGGGGGGTCCTGGCGGGGGAGCTGCACAACAACTGCCTGGTGGTGGGGGTGCTGTCGCTTGCGGCGGTGCGGGCGGGTGGGGGCGGGGGGCTGGAGTCGCTCCGCCCGGCGAACGCGCCCTGGCCGGCCCGCCCCTTCGAGGCGTAGCCCCTCCGGGGGCCTGCGGGCGTGGCTCCCGGGCCCCTGCGGGCCGAGGCCCCGGGCCTGTGCGGGGGTGGCCCCGGGCCCGTGTGGGCGGTGCGCCTCGCGTGCCCGCGCTCGTCGCACCACCGCCCGTGTGGGCAATCGTCCCGCAGAGCGGTGGGGGTCCCCCGGACGGAGTCTGGGGGAGGGTGGGCACACGGGACGGCGCCCTCTGGCGGCGCCTCCGCCCCTTGTGCCCGGGCCCGCACCCGACTGTGCGCCGCACCTGTGGTGCGGGTTCAGGCGCGGGAGCCTAGGCCCGGCAGGGGGCGCCGTTCCGTTGTGCCCACCCGTTCCGCCCTGCGGAACGATTGCCCACAACGCGCCCCTGGGGGTCCCCCGGACGGACTCCGGGGGAGGAACGATTGCCCATAACGGGCGGGGTAGTGGTGTGAACATCCGCTGATCCGATCGGGGGACGTGTTCGTCGTGCTCCGCCAGGTCCGGTACACGCCCTGAACTACGCTCGGGATCGCCCGTGCGGAGCCCCCCGCGGGATCGGCTCGTGCGCAGGTGGACGGGAGCGTGGCCCGTGACGGATCAGGCGGTGGCGGCGGCCGGCAGCCGGCAGTTCTTCGGCCGGCAGCGGGAGTTGAAGGCCCTGCGCGCCGACATCGAGCGGACCGGCCTCGACACCCTGACCGGCCGCAAGGCACCCCGCGCCCGCGTCCTCCTCATCGCCGGAAAGCCCGGCTCCGGGCGGACCGCGCTCGCCGAGGAACTCGCCGCCGGACTCACCGACCAGTACCCCGACGGGATCTTCCGCGCCCGGCTCACCGAGCCCGGCGGCGCCCCCGTTTCCACCGCCCGGGCCGCCCAGGAACTCCTCGCCGCGCTCGGGGTCACCGAGCCCCCCGGCGCCGCCGAGGACGAGCTGACCGAACTGGTCCGCGCGGCGCTCGGCGAGCGCCGGGCCGTCCTCGTCCTCGACGACGCCGTCGACGCCGAGCACGCCGATCCGCTCATCCCCGACAACCCCGATTCACTGGTGATCGGCGTCGCCCGCGGACCGCTCACCGGCATCCCCGACGTACGGCCCTGCACCCTCGGCGGGCTCGACCCCAAGTCGGCCATCGAGCTGCTCACCGCCTTCACCGGCTCCGTACGCATCACGGTCGATCCGCAGGCCGCCGAGACGCTCGTCGAGGAGTGCGGCGGGCTGCCCGCCGCGGTCGTGCTGGCCGGCGGCTGGCTCTCCACCAGGCCCAAGGCCTCCGTCGCCGACCTCGCCAAGCGGCTCCGTGCGCTCAGTGGCGATCCGCTGACCCGTGCCTTCTCGCTCGCCCACGAGGCGCTGCCCGCGACCGCCGCCCGGATACTGCGATACCTCTCCCTCGCCCCCCTCGGCCGGGCCGACGCCCACATCGCCTCCGCCCTGGCCGGCTGCTCCGTCTCGGCCGCGGCCACCACGCTCGCCGACTTCGCCGCCCTGGGGCTCCTCGAAGGCGGCGAGGACGGGCAGTACGAGGTCCCCGGCCATCTCGTCCCCCTCCTTCGCGCTCAGCTGGAGGAGCGCGACCGGCCCGCCGAGGTGCAGCTCGCCCGGGCCCGGATGCTGGAGCGGACCGTACGGCTCCTCCAGTCCTGCCGTGCGGTCACCGAACCCGAGGGCTCGCCGGCCCGCCGGAAGCTGGCCGGCCTGCCGCGCGCCCTGCGCTTCCCCACCGCCGCCGCAGGGGCCGACTGGCTGCGCTCCCGGGAGCCCTTCCTGCTGGCCTCCGCCCGGCTCGCCGTCGCCGACGGGGAGCTCGACACCCTCGCCCGCCGGCTCGTCGCCTCCCTGGTCAGGGCGCTCGCCGCGCACCGGGGGGCCGAGGCGGCCGCGCCCCAGCTGTACGGGCTGCACCAGCTGGTCCTGGACGTGGCCGAGCGGCGAGGGCTGCACCGTGAGCGGGCCGCCGCCCTGCTGAACCTGGCCGATCTCGACGCCCGCACCGGCAGGACGAAGGACGCTCTGCTGCGATATCGGTCGGCTTTGGATGCCGGACGCGCAGCAAATGACCCGTACGCGACCGGTCGCGCAATGGAATCCGTAGGTGGCTCCTATCAGGAGCTGGGGGACTGGCAGCGGGCCGGCGACTGGTACGGGCGGGCGCTCGCGCAGCGCCTCGCCCGGGACGAGCGGGCGGATCAGGCCAGGCTGTACGCCCGCCTGGGCGCCGTACAGACCTACGCGGGCCGGTACGGCGAGGCCCTGCGGAACTGGCGGGCCGCCGCGTCCGGCTACCGACGACTCGACGATCTCCCCGGCTACGCACGGGCGTTGAGCGAGGCCGCCCGGGTCCAGGAGTACGCGGGACGGCCCGAGGAATCCCTCCGGACCTGCGAGGAGGCGGTGGAGTGGGCCCGGCGCGCCCAGGACAAGCGGCTCCAGGCCGCGCTCCAGCTGCGGCTCGCCGACACCCTCGACCGGCTCGGCGACCCGGCCGCGGCCGGGCTGCACAGGGCCGCGGCCGAAAGACTGCTGGAAACGGAATCCTCTGCCTACGAAATCCGCAGTGGGTCGATCGAAGATTAGTACTTTGAAAGGCTAGACAGCGGGAACTCCTTCATTAGACTGGGTGCGCCGCGTTCGAACGTGGTCTGCCCCGGTGCGCCGCAATGCATCCGGGTATGTATCGCAGTGCCCCATGTATCCCCCCTGATTCAAGGACCGTGATCGACGATGAAGGTCGGCATCCCCCGCGAGGTCAAGAACAACGAGTTCCGCGTGGCCATCACCCCTGCCGGTGTCCACGAGCTCGTCCGCCACGGCCACCAGGTCTTCGTCGAGCAGAACGCCGGTGTCGGCTCCTCGATCACGGACGAGGAGTACGTCGCCGCCGGCGCCGAGATCCTCCCCACCGCCGACGAGGTCTGGGCCACGGCCGACCTGCTGCTCAAGGTCAAGGAGCCCATCGCGGAGGAGTACCACCGCCTCCGCAAGGACCAGACGCTCTTCACCTACCTGCACCTCGCCGCCTCCAAGGAGTGCACGGACGCGCTCCTGGCGTCCGGCACCACCGCCATCGCGTACGAGACCGTCGAGACCGCGAACCGCGCGCTCCCGCTGCTCGCCCCGATGTCCGAGGTCGCGGGCCGGCTGGCCCCGCAGGTCGGCGCCTACCACCTGATGCGCTCGGTCGGCGGCCGCGGCGTCCTCCCCGGCGGCGTGCCCGGCACCCACGCCGGCGAGTGCGTCGTCATCGGCGGTGGCGTCTCCGGCTGGAACGCCACCCAGATCGCCGTCGGCATGGGCTTCCACGTGACCCTGCTCGACCGCGACATCAACAAGCTCCGCGAGGCCGACAAGATCTTCGGCACCAAGGTGAAGACGATCGTCTCCAACGCCTTCGAGCTGGAGAAGGCCGTCGTCGAGGCCGACCTCGTCATCGGCGCCGTCCTCATCCCGGGCGCCAAGGCCCCGAAGCTGGTCACCAACGAGCTCGTCGCCAAGATGAAGCCCGGAAGTGTCCTTGTCGACATTGCGATCGACCAGGGCGGCTGCTTCGAGGACTCGCACGCGACCACCCACGCCGAGCCGACCTTCCAGGTCCACAACTCGGTCTTCTACTGCGTCGCCAACATGCCCGGCGCGGTCCCGAACACCTCCACCTACGCCCTCACCAACGCCACGCTGCCCTACATCGTGTCGCTGGCGAACAACGGCTGGGTCGAGGCGCTGCGCCGCGACGCCGCGCTCGGTCTGGGCCTCAACACCCATGACGGCAAGGTGGTTTACAAGGAGGTCGCCGAGGCGCACGGCCTCGAGCACGTCGAGCTGAGCACCCTCCTGGGCTGACCCTCGCGGCACCGCCGTCAACGCGTGCCGTCAATGCCACACACCCGGCCGGACCTTGTTCGACAAGGTCCGGCCGGACGCGTGTCCGGACCCGCCGGAACGTTCGGCCAACTCGCCTCGAACGTAACCCTTTAACCGTTTCGCACACCCCTGAAACGTGTGGATGCATGCCTGTGCACCCTTGACAGAGAGGTGTTCGGTTGCCGACACATCGGGCCGGGTCCGGCGGATTGTGTTGCTGCGGAGCGGTGACACGCCATAGAGTCGCCAACCGTCGGCATGGTGCCACGCTGACCTATCGATAAATGTTCCTGGTGACATCCAAGGAGGTAAGACGACTTGTGAATGAGTCGACAATTACTCCCGGGAGCGGTGCGCCAGGTGCTCCGATCGGCTCCGTCGCGGTGCGGACCTTCGCGACGCACCAGCCCATGACGACAGCCCACACGATGAAGACGATGGACGGCCTACACGTGAACGCCACGGCCGGCAACGAGATGGGCCGAGAGTCCACCCACTTCGCCGCCTTTGACGAGGTGCCCGAGGGGCACTTCTACGACCCCGACGCCGAGTACGAGCCCGACCCCGAGTACGCGGCCACCCTCGCACCCGACGCTGCCCGTCAGCGCCGCGAGCGGATCGGCCCGACGGGACGGCCCCTGCCGTACTTCCCGATCCCCGGTCCGCTGACGGACCACGGCCCCGCGAAGATCATCGCGATGTGCAACCAGAAGGGCGGCGTCGGCAAGACCACGTCGACCATCAACCTGGGTGCCGCGCTCGCGGAGTACGGACGGCGGGTGCTGCTCGTCGACTTCGACCCGCAGGGAGCCCTGTCGGTCGGCCTCGGCGTGAACCCGATGGAGCTCGACCTCACCGTCTACAACCTGCTCATGGAGCGGGGCATGTCGGCGGACGAGGTCCTCCTCAAGACCGCCGTACCCAACATGGACCTGCTGCCGAGCAACATCGACCTCTCGGCCGCCGAAGTCCAGCTCGTCAGCGAGGTCGCGCGCGAGTCGACGCTCCAGCGCGCGCTCAAGCCGCTGATGAACGACTACGACTACATCGTGATCGACTGTCAGCCCTCGCTCGGTCTGCTGACCGTGAACGCCCTGACGGCGGCTCACAAGGTCATCGTGCCGCTGGAATGCGAGTTCTTCGCGCTCCGCGGAGTGGCGCTGCTGACCGAGACCATCGAGAAGGTCCAGGAGCGGCTCAACCCCGAGCTGGAGCTCGACGGCATCCTCGCCACGATGTACGACTCCCGTACCGTGCACAGCCGTGAGGTCCTCGCGCGCGTCGTCGAGGCCTTCGACGACCACG is a window encoding:
- a CDS encoding CTP synthase — translated: MPPKTTTTKHIFVTGGVASSLGKGLTASSLGALLKARGLRVTMQKLDPYLNVDPGTMNPFQHGEVFVTNDGAETDLDIGHYERFLDVDLDGSANVTTGQVYSQVIAKERRGEYLGDTVQVIPHITNEIKSRIRRMATDDVDVVITEVGGTVGDIESLPFLETVRQVRHEVGRDNVFVVHISLLPYIGPSGELKTKPTQHSVAALRNIGIQPDAIVLRADREVPTSIKRKISLMCDVDEAAVVAAIDAKSIYDIPKVLHTEGLDAYVVRKLDLPFRDVDWTTWDDLLDRVHNPDHEVTVALVGKYIDLPDAYLSVTEAMRAGGFANKARVKVKWVASDDCKTPAGAKKQLGDVDAILIPGGFGDRGVSGKVGAIQFARENKVPLLGICLGLQCIVIEAARNLADIPEANSTEFDPATAHPVVSTMEEQLAFVEGAGDLGGTMRLGLYPAKLAEGSIVREVYDDQPYVDERHRHRYEVNNAYRAELEKKAGLVFSGTSPDNKLVEYVEYPREVHPYLVATQAHPELRSRPTRPHPLFAGLVKAAVERKTGKPAK
- a CDS encoding NUDIX hydrolase → MELQDTPEEWRVVATTTPFQGNKTSVRTDDVVMPDGTVARRDYQVHPGSVAVLALDDQDRVLLLKQYRHPVRQKLWEIPAGLLDVPGENPLHAAQRELYEEAHVKAEDWRVLTDVYTTPGGCDEAVRIFLARGLSEAEGVRYEVSDEESDMELARVPLGELVRGVLAGELHNNCLVVGVLSLAAVRAGGGGGLESLRPANAPWPARPFEA
- a CDS encoding tetratricopeptide repeat protein — encoded protein: MTDQAVAAAGSRQFFGRQRELKALRADIERTGLDTLTGRKAPRARVLLIAGKPGSGRTALAEELAAGLTDQYPDGIFRARLTEPGGAPVSTARAAQELLAALGVTEPPGAAEDELTELVRAALGERRAVLVLDDAVDAEHADPLIPDNPDSLVIGVARGPLTGIPDVRPCTLGGLDPKSAIELLTAFTGSVRITVDPQAAETLVEECGGLPAAVVLAGGWLSTRPKASVADLAKRLRALSGDPLTRAFSLAHEALPATAARILRYLSLAPLGRADAHIASALAGCSVSAAATTLADFAALGLLEGGEDGQYEVPGHLVPLLRAQLEERDRPAEVQLARARMLERTVRLLQSCRAVTEPEGSPARRKLAGLPRALRFPTAAAGADWLRSREPFLLASARLAVADGELDTLARRLVASLVRALAAHRGAEAAAPQLYGLHQLVLDVAERRGLHRERAAALLNLADLDARTGRTKDALLRYRSALDAGRAANDPYATGRAMESVGGSYQELGDWQRAGDWYGRALAQRLARDERADQARLYARLGAVQTYAGRYGEALRNWRAAASGYRRLDDLPGYARALSEAARVQEYAGRPEESLRTCEEAVEWARRAQDKRLQAALQLRLADTLDRLGDPAAAGLHRAAAERLLETESSAYEIRSGSIED
- the ald gene encoding alanine dehydrogenase, translated to MKVGIPREVKNNEFRVAITPAGVHELVRHGHQVFVEQNAGVGSSITDEEYVAAGAEILPTADEVWATADLLLKVKEPIAEEYHRLRKDQTLFTYLHLAASKECTDALLASGTTAIAYETVETANRALPLLAPMSEVAGRLAPQVGAYHLMRSVGGRGVLPGGVPGTHAGECVVIGGGVSGWNATQIAVGMGFHVTLLDRDINKLREADKIFGTKVKTIVSNAFELEKAVVEADLVIGAVLIPGAKAPKLVTNELVAKMKPGSVLVDIAIDQGGCFEDSHATTHAEPTFQVHNSVFYCVANMPGAVPNTSTYALTNATLPYIVSLANNGWVEALRRDAALGLGLNTHDGKVVYKEVAEAHGLEHVELSTLLG
- a CDS encoding ParA family protein, coding for MKTMDGLHVNATAGNEMGRESTHFAAFDEVPEGHFYDPDAEYEPDPEYAATLAPDAARQRRERIGPTGRPLPYFPIPGPLTDHGPAKIIAMCNQKGGVGKTTSTINLGAALAEYGRRVLLVDFDPQGALSVGLGVNPMELDLTVYNLLMERGMSADEVLLKTAVPNMDLLPSNIDLSAAEVQLVSEVARESTLQRALKPLMNDYDYIVIDCQPSLGLLTVNALTAAHKVIVPLECEFFALRGVALLTETIEKVQERLNPELELDGILATMYDSRTVHSREVLARVVEAFDDHVYHTVIGRTVRFPETTVAGEPITTYASNSVGAAAYRQLAREVLARCHAE